The following are encoded together in the Arcobacter aquimarinus genome:
- a CDS encoding SDR family oxidoreductase yields MKTIIITGASNGIGKALAKNLRKKYQIINIDIIEKKMDRVKFYKCDLSSKEQLLKTIEKIKKDRNKIYALINNAAIFNHISLEEQTIEEWEKIISVNLTAPYILSKEFASLLKESKGHIINISSTRALMSESGTESYSASKGGISSLTHALAASLAPNVKVNSISPGWINTDINYKPTANDNEQHLSGRVGTSLDIVDTVKFLLKNRGFITGENIVVDGGMTKKMIYV; encoded by the coding sequence ATGAAGACTATCATAATAACAGGTGCTTCAAATGGTATAGGAAAAGCACTAGCAAAAAATTTAAGAAAAAAATATCAAATAATAAATATAGATATAATAGAAAAAAAGATGGATAGAGTGAAGTTTTATAAGTGTGATTTATCTTCTAAAGAGCAGTTATTAAAAACTATAGAAAAAATCAAAAAAGATAGAAATAAAATCTATGCACTAATAAACAATGCAGCAATTTTTAATCATATATCACTAGAAGAACAAACCATAGAAGAGTGGGAAAAGATAATAAGTGTGAATTTAACAGCACCTTATATCTTATCAAAAGAGTTTGCATCATTACTAAAAGAATCCAAAGGGCATATTATAAATATCTCTTCAACAAGAGCTTTGATGAGTGAGAGTGGAACTGAAAGTTATAGTGCTTCAAAAGGTGGAATTAGTTCACTAACTCACGCACTAGCTGCTAGTTTAGCACCAAATGTAAAAGTAAATTCTATAAGTCCAGGTTGGATAAATACAGATATTAACTATAAACCAACTGCAAATGATAATGAACAACACTTAAGCGGACGAGTTGGAACTTCTTTGGATATAGTAGATACTGTAAAATTTTTACTAAAAAATAGAGGTTTTATCACTGGTGAAAATATAGTTGTTGATGGTGGAATGACTAAAAAAATGATTTATGTTTAG